Proteins encoded by one window of Candidatus Nitrosocosmicus hydrocola:
- a CDS encoding pyridoxamine 5'-phosphate oxidase family protein, with protein MNKNQMEEFLKAGVIGRLGCFNDDKIYVVPITYAYDNGFIYGHTKDGLKIRMMRNNPNICFETDWVKDMSNWKSVIAYGKFEEFTDLNFLHYLS; from the coding sequence ATGAATAAAAATCAGATGGAGGAATTTCTGAAAGCAGGAGTTATAGGAAGATTAGGTTGTTTTAATGATGACAAAATATATGTTGTTCCCATCACTTATGCTTATGACAACGGTTTCATATATGGGCATACAAAGGATGGATTAAAGATTCGCATGATGAGAAATAACCCGAATATCTGTTTTGAGACAGATTGGGTCAAGGACATGAGCAATTGGAAGAGTGTCATCGCATACGGAAAGTTCGAAGAGTTCACCGACTTGAATTTTCTTCATTATTTAAGTTAG
- a CDS encoding M48 family metalloprotease — protein MLETHKPERSEANPRYYYTSSYIRYQIKSIFNILGVNYINIELYNTKSIAFVTGINFGDIFNIPSFINLNLNFDRIQYFDQDELFFILAHECSHVYHNHMLGNIGRIILEKILKGGNNENHQLVESGKAISALINKIVNDDFLPIDAAQIKHMELEADKFAVTNITYDLRSAVRCLLHLCNSHTEMESHIWE, from the coding sequence ATGTTGGAAACACATAAACCTGAAAGAAGTGAGGCCAATCCAAGATATTATTATACATCTAGTTATATTAGGTATCAAATTAAATCAATTTTTAATATTTTAGGAGTTAATTACATCAATATTGAATTATATAATACTAAGTCTATTGCATTTGTCACTGGCATCAATTTTGGTGATATCTTTAATATACCTTCATTCATTAACCTCAATCTAAATTTTGATAGAATTCAATATTTTGATCAGGATGAATTATTTTTCATCCTAGCGCATGAATGTAGTCATGTATATCACAATCATATGCTTGGAAATATTGGTAGAATCATATTGGAAAAGATATTAAAAGGAGGAAATAATGAAAACCATCAACTAGTCGAATCAGGAAAGGCTATTTCAGCCTTGATTAACAAAATCGTTAACGATGACTTTCTCCCCATAGATGCAGCACAAATAAAACACATGGAATTGGAGGCAGACAAATTTGCCGTTACCAATATAACATATGATTTAAGGTCTGCTGTTCGATGTTTACTACATTTATGTAATAGCCATACTGAAATGGAATCTCACATATGGGAATAA